From the Theobroma cacao cultivar B97-61/B2 chromosome 2, Criollo_cocoa_genome_V2, whole genome shotgun sequence genome, one window contains:
- the LOC18607868 gene encoding uncharacterized protein LOC18607868, translating into MEDTKNPPPQQMEDKEKRESAGKKEEPKKEEQRSASTTTAKSGGGWGGWGFSAFSVLSDLQQAATVAAEEISRNASVVAEKAAKSLADMQLAEDSESSKEEEAEESPIEKEGEDENDKLRKSALDKLEKASDDSFLGQGLKVFDNSVENLASGAWQALGSAWKGGTNLVQKLEHSAANIADSIQHGGLPTGSVAPSLIETGKAFTTKGMQVLEYVGKETMDLLITETGIEVEKNPKGTEQPSDEDQLFEEVSFDRCFYIYGGPEQLEELEALSSHYALLFNRRKAKLPSEQKSVYEGKLKQIQQIFSLDAEMEGNGPELAKGKKIETGTEGSQDEMKNLHDSSVSKAADMAAGFTNALSGLAVNDIIQRTAGRLESLHSEGVHRLSEMCCFAVSQLLMLGKSIISSANKVQDEDADGDMLNIDWPEDSIEKAKLIRVKAQSMIGYAEAVSSSFITGISDVAEAYLAAIKSATVDSHEALPQASIQEKANAFFEHLHGDQTTAVSKIKDGLQYLTYVVLSTTMPAA; encoded by the exons atggaagaTACCAAGAACCCACCACCACAACAAAtggaagataaagaaaaaagagaatctgcaggaaaaaaagaagaacccAAGAAGGAGGAGCAACGATCAGCATCAACTACGACAGCAAAGAGTGGAGGAGGATGGGGTGGTTGGGGTTTCTCTGCTTTCTCTGTTCTCTCGGATCTTCAACAAGCTGCCACTGTTGCCGCTGAGGAGATCAGTCGCAAT GCTTCTGTGGTTGCAGAAAAGGCTGCCAAGAGCCTGGCAGATATGCAACTTGCTGAAGACTCAGAATCTTCTAAGGAGGAAGAAGCAGAGGAATCTCCAATTGAAAAGGAAGGTGAAGATGAAAATGACAAACTACGAAAGTCTGCTCTGGATAAGTTAGAGAAAGCCAGTGACGATTCTTTCCTTGGCCAG GGTTTGAAGGTTTTTGACAACTCTGTGGAGAATTTGGCTTCTGGTGCATGGCAAGCACTAGGGAGTGCATGGAAAGGGGGTACCAATCTTGTTCAGAA GCTTGAGCATTCTGCTGCAAACATTGCAGATTCTATTCAGCATGGAGGTTTACCCACTGGTTCAGTTGCACCATCATTAATTGAG ACTGGAAAAGCTTTTACAACAAAGGGAATGCAAGTGCTTGAATATGTGGGAAAGGAGACTATGGATTTACTAATCACTGAAACTGGTATCGAAGTTGAAAAGAACCCTAAGGGCACTGAACAGCCATCTGATGAGGATCAGTTATTTGAGGAAGTCAGTTTTGATCGATGCTTCTATATATATGGAGGTCCAGAGCAGTTGGAG GAACTGGAAGCATTGTCCAGCCATTATGCCCTTCTATTCAATCGAAGAAAAGCAAAGTTACCATCAGAACAGAAATCTGTGTATGAGGGAAAGCTTAAACAAATCCAGCAAATTTTCAGTTTGGATGCTGAAATGGAGGGGAATGGTCCAGAGTTGgccaaaggaaagaaaatagagacTGGAACTGAGGGCAGTCAGGATGAGATGAAAAATTTGCATGATTCAAGTGTCAGCAAGGCTGCTGATATGGCTGCTGG GTTCACAAATGCATTGTCAGGATTAGCTGTTAATGATATAATTCAAAGAACTGCTGGAAGGCTAGAGTCGCTGCACTCAGAGGGGGTTCAT AGGCTTTCGGAAATGTGCTGTTTTGCAGTGTCTCAGCTCCTGATGCTGGGTAAATCTATCATATCTAGTGCTAACAAAGTTCAAGATGAAGATGCTGATGGCGATATGCTAAATATCGACTGGCCTGAGGATTCCATTGAAAAAGCTAAATTAATCAGAGTAAAGGCACAATCAATGATAGGATATGCGGAAGCTGTATCCAGCAGCTTTATCACAG GCATATCTGATGTAGCTGAAGCTTATCTAGCGGCCATTAAGAGTGCTACTGTAGATTCGCATGAAGCACTTCCACAGGCATCAATCCAGGAGAAAGCTAATGCCTTCTTCGAACATCTCCACGGTGATCAGACCACTGCAGTGAGTAAAATCAAGGATGGACTCCAATATTTGACTTATGTAGTCCTTTCAACCACAATGCCAGCCGCTTGA
- the LOC18607869 gene encoding protein DMR6-LIKE OXYGENASE 2 — protein MGEVDPAFIQATEHRPKLNTIQIEGIPLIDLSVSDTRDLKQLVSEIGNACKKWGFFQVINHGVPLELCTRIKEAAKTFFDRPIEEKMKVKRDEVNAMGYHDSEHTKNVRDWKEVFDFLLEDPTFVPASPEPEDKEIRTLTNQWPENPPEFREVCQEYAREVEKLGYKLLELISLSLGLPANRLSGYFKDHTGMLRLNYYPSCPCPDLALGVGRHKDASALTVLSQDDVGGLQVKRKTDGEWIPVKPIPNAFIINVGDTVQVWSNELYESVEHRVVVNSEKERFSVPCFFFPCHSVMVKPLEELVNEQNPAKYKEYSFGKFFVARNRSDYKKLEVENIQIHKFKISN, from the exons ATGGGAGAAGTTGATCCAGCTTTCATCCAAGCCACCGAACACAGACCCAAACTCAATACCATCCAAATCGAGGGAATCCCACTTATTGATCTTTCCGTATCTGACACTAGAGACCTCAAACAACTTGTTTCGGAGATTGGAAACGCATGCAAAAAGTGGGGATTTTTTCAAGTGATCAATCATGGGGTGCCTTTGGAATTATGCACAAGGATTAAGGAGGCGGCGAAAACATTCTTTGATCGGCCCATAGAGGAAAAGATGAAGGTTAAACGAGATGAAGTGAATGCTATGGGGTACCATGATAGCGAGCACACAAAGAACGTTAGAGACTGGAAGGAAGTCTTTGATTTCTTGTTAGAAGATCCAACTTTTGTCCCAGCTTCGCCTGAGCCTGAGGATAAAGAAATAAGGACGTTGACTAACCAGTGGCCTGAGAACCCTCCCGAGTTCAG GGAGGTGTGCCAGGAGTATGCTCGAGAGGTGGAAAAGCTAGGTTACAAGCTGTTGGAACTCATCTCCTTAAGCTTAGGCTTGCCGGCTAACCGGTTGAGTGGCTACTTTAAAGACCATACAGGCATGCTAAGACTTAACTATTATCCTTCTTGCCCTTGCCCTGACCTAGCACTTGGTGTTGGTCGACACAAGGATGCTAGTGCCTTAACTGTCCTTTCTCAAGATGATGTTGGAGGACTACAAGTAAAGAGAAAAACTGATGGAGAGTGGATTCCTGTTAAGCCAATCCCAAATGCCTTCATCATCAATGTTGGTGATACTGTTCAG GTCTGGAGTAATGAACTTTATGAGAGTGTGGAGCACAGGGTGGTGGTGAACTCTGAAAAGGAAAGGTTTTCAGTTCCATGCTTCTTTTTCCCTTGTCACTCTGTCATGGTGAAGCCACTGGAGGAGTTAGTCAATGAGCAAAATCCAGCAAAGTATAAAGAATACAGCTTTGGAAAGTTTTTTGTTGCTAGAAACCGCAGTGATTACAAGAAGCTTGAGGTTGAAAACAttcaaattcataaatttaagATATCTAATTAA